TGGCAGATGAAGACATTTATGATGACTTCTCAAACTTCTATGACAATGGATCTTACCATGGGGACAGAAATTACAGCATTGACTATTATGAATTTAACTACCTGTGTGACAAAGGTGACGTCAgacaattttcaaaatatttcctgCCACTGTTCTACGGAGTGACACTGATAGCTGGGCTCTCTGGGAATTTTATTGTGGTGGCCATTTATGCCAATTACAAGAGGATCAAATCCAAGACAGACTTGTACATCATGAATCTGGCCATTGCTGATTTGCTGCTTCTTGTCACCCTTCCTTTCTGGATGGCCCACGCTGTCCATGGATGGATTTTTGGAGACGTTATGTGCAAAATCTGCTCAGCACTGTTCGAAATGAATTTCTGTGCCAGCATGCTGTTCTTAGCCTGCATCAGTGTTGACCGCTACCTTGCCATCTCCAGGGCAACCAGGCCATCCACAGTGGGCAACAGGGCTAAGATCATCTGCATGTGTGTCTGGCTGGTGGCTATAATTCTCAGCACTCCTGatttcattttctcttcagtgATGAGTTTTGACAACAGGCAGCTATGCAacctccttttccctccacagatggccAAGACAGTCAGGGCTACAGTCCAGGTGTTTGACATCCTCCTGGTGTTTGCAATCCCATCACTGGTTATGCTCTACTGCTATTCTGCTGTGGCCAAGGTGGTGTACAAGGGTCCAGATAGAAGGAAACACAGGGCACTTAGGGTGCTCCTGGCAGTCGTGGGGCTCTTCTTCTTGACTCAGCTACCATAC
This genomic interval from Pristis pectinata isolate sPriPec2 chromosome 5, sPriPec2.1.pri, whole genome shotgun sequence contains the following:
- the LOC127570888 gene encoding atypical chemokine receptor 4-like, which translates into the protein MADEDIYDDFSNFYDNGSYHGDRNYSIDYYEFNYLCDKGDVRQFSKYFLPLFYGVTLIAGLSGNFIVVAIYANYKRIKSKTDLYIMNLAIADLLLLVTLPFWMAHAVHGWIFGDVMCKICSALFEMNFCASMLFLACISVDRYLAISRATRPSTVGNRAKIICMCVWLVAIILSTPDFIFSSVMSFDNRQLCNLLFPPQMAKTVRATVQVFDILLVFAIPSLVMLYCYSAVAKVVYKGPDRRKHRALRVLLAVVGLFFLTQLPYNIIKFCRLLDVIHMLIKDCEISKRVDIATQITESIALFHSCLNPILYAFMGASFKGYILKAVKKSSFWRRNQDTTIALESSFNSLSQSEHTSSFSI